The Gemmatimonas sp. nucleotide sequence GCCCTGTTCTTTGCGGTCCATATCCGCGCCATACGGATTACTCGCGGCGAGCGCCTTTCGCAGTTCGTCTCGGACTTGCCGGCGGTCAAGCAGCGTGTCACCACTTGTTGGACACGAGGAATCCAGCTTGAAGCTGAGCACGTATTTTCGCTTCTCCACCAACGAGTCCGTGGTTTGGACCTCCCGCGGAAGGTAGATCGGGTGGACAAGCACTCGTTGCATTCGCGGTGCGCAGATCGTTGTTGCTAGGCCTCCAACGGTATCCACCACCAAACGCCCTGAGTCGTTGAAGGCCTGCATGCGCTGATCGCGCGACAGGGGTCCGTAGACGCTGCTTTGGAACACGACCTCTGAGCTGACCGCTTCCCAAAGACCCACACCGTCGCGTCCCGACGCGACAAGAGTGTTCTCTCTTCTTATTCTTCTCTATTGATTCATACGAAGTGTTTTTTACGGGCTCGGCTCAACACCGCCTGGCAATGCCTATGCGTAGGCTCGCACACAAGTGTTCGAAGCACTTTTCGCAGAAGTCTATCGATAGCCTACCGACCGCGATGTCTCGGACTTTTTTCGCCGCATCTATCGGGGCAGGGTGGTGCCGTTCACCGCCGCGGGGTCCCGGTCACGCTGCAAGAGCTGAGCGAGTTCGACATCCGTCTCATCGAGCTCCAACGCTGGTGACCATCGTTCGCGCAGATCCTCTCCGCGCGCGCCTTCAGCGTGGACCTAACAGGGATATGACGCTCCCATACAGCGACCGTTGGCGGGACGTCGTATCCGCGTTCTCCCCGGAAAGGCGCGACCGCGCGGCTCTCCTCCTGCTCGGCACTAGCGACCCAGAATCGCTGGTGGGCGCGTGATGTGCTAAGCGTGACACCCTCATCCGGGACGATGACGGCGGAGGAGTGAAACTGGCAAGCATCGTTGCCGGTCCGCCCTACAATCCCCGAATCCCGAGGTGTTCGACCTGTAATTCCATCCTTCCCGCATATGCCGACCTCCCTCCCGCATGGGGCGGCCGAGTATCGCCAGGTACCAACGTCGTTTCTGGTGAACTTGCCGGCCCCCCTTTCTCCCCACGCACGACTCGTCTACTTCGCCGCTTACCTGCATCACCACTGGACGGGCACCTCACGCGCCGTCCCCGGCGCATATGAGGGCGAGATTAGGTACGCCAGCGGCCTCGCCGAGACCGAGGTTTGCGCGGCACTCGCCTCGCTCATGCAGGCCGGTCTCCTAGTGCGAGGCGGCCTCGTGGCCTACCTGCCGCAGATGCTCTGCTCGAGCGGCAGCATGCAGCCGTCCAATCCGAAGCACCGGACGGGGTTCCTACGCGCACTCGCGTCGTTGCCATCCGACGACGCCTCCCAGGAGATCGTCGCGCGTGTGCTTGCCGATTACCCGGCATGGTCGGCTGCTAGCCTGAGTCTGGCGAGCCAAGTAGACGGCCCAAGCTTCGCTGACACCGCGAAGTCCCCACCGTCTCCGCCGGAGCCTGCCGAGCCTCCGTCGCCCCGTACACGCCGGGCGAACACGTATCCACACGATTTTGAGGTGTTTTGGGAGTGCTATCCGAAGCGCGCCGGCACGGGCGCGAAGCTCGACGCGCATAAGGAGTGGACAGCTCGACTTCGCGATGGGGTGAGTGCAGAAGAAATGCTCGCTGGCGCCAAACGCTACGCCATCTTCTGCGATGCAACAGGTAAGTCGAACACCCGGTGGGTCATGCAAGGTGAGCGCTTCCTTGGAAAAGGGGCGCACTATACAGAGCTCTGGGAGCTGGATGCGCCGCCGAAGGACCTCAATTCGGAACCCACTGCCGCCATTATCAAATTGCTGTGCGACCGAGGCTTTACGACGCCCAGACAGCAGGAGGATCTGCGCGTTATGGTGGGACAGCTCCTCGTGGACGGGGAGATCTCCGATGCGCATGGTTTCGAGCAGCTCTTGGAAGCGGTGCAGCCATGGACTTGGGGCGACGCGTTGAAATTCCAGCGAAAGAAGCTGGAGGCGGAGGTCGCTGCCGCCATCAAGCGCATTGCCGCTGGGGGGGTGGCCGCATGAAGACCGCCGATGTGGAACGTGCACTCCTTGACTGTTGCCTCGACATCGATGGTGAGCAGGTGGTCTCGGCCGTTCGACGCTTGGGGCTCGGGCCGACCCACTTCACCGACGCCTTGGCACAGGAGACCTGGGGCTACGTGGTGGCGTGTGCCGACGAGGACGTCCCGATCAACCGGGCGACCGTACGTGCGAAGGCGGCGGCCATGGGGAATCCCACATGGAAGGCGGACGATCTGCGGACTTCGCCATACGGTGACGACTGGATCGGAGCCAGCCCGGAGGACATGGCACGGACAGTCATCAAGGAGGGACGAGCCAAGGAGATGGTGAATCGAATGCGCGCGGCCAAACGTGACCTGGACTCCATGCGCTCCGTGGAGGCCGTGGCCGGGGAACTGACCCGGTATCTCATGACGCTCGTCATCAGTGAGTCACGTGGTGTCCCGATCAGTGTAGCGGAGGAAATCGAGAGTCACGTTGACGGAATCCTCACGGGCCGGGATGCCGGGATGGGGGTCAAGGTCGGCTTCCCGGAGATCGACGCGGATCTGACGGCTGGCGGGTTTAAGCGCGGCGAACTCGTAGTCTTGAGTGGTGTTCCGGGCGCGTGTAAGAGCTTGATCGCTCAGTGTTGGCTGGACAATCATGCGCTCGAGTTTGGCGGACACGGCGTTTTCATCTCAGCCGAACTCTCTCGTGCGGAGATCCATGACCGGCGCCTGAATCGCCTCGCC carries:
- a CDS encoding DnaB-like helicase C-terminal domain-containing protein, which encodes MKTADVERALLDCCLDIDGEQVVSAVRRLGLGPTHFTDALAQETWGYVVACADEDVPINRATVRAKAAAMGNPTWKADDLRTSPYGDDWIGASPEDMARTVIKEGRAKEMVNRMRAAKRDLDSMRSVEAVAGELTRYLMTLVISESRGVPISVAEEIESHVDGILTGRDAGMGVKVGFPEIDADLTAGGFKRGELVVLSGVPGACKSLIAQCWLDNHALEFGGHGVFISAELSRAEIHDRRLNRLARIDTKRLRAIREKPDELVPAERQLLEEAAQVISSMTGAVYVDDTAGPTVDEIEAKVRALVARDPKVDMLVIDYAGRVEGGEGREERLRLGRISRRIANLTKELRLATILLVQPNQKAVEGRESKRLERRDLAESSEYERDAHWVGLIHNPAVYDPKAPAKLEIVWAKARGVAPNKTTWLVPDLKYMTITSQGRDRVLQRRQGEVGEA